Proteins encoded in a region of the Armatimonadota bacterium genome:
- a CDS encoding prepilin-type N-terminal cleavage/methylation domain-containing protein, which produces MRHLRRQLWKARTAAAGFTLIEIAVVIAIIGLLVAIALPSFLGARQKAYSAEVRQIASEWKALDFSCLVEKNFNTSRCDTAAEMGWTPPPNSAVWNFSGYAIECLTAANADAALIGTAATCTVGAPAATEWMRLSVPGVAGGDMNGKTYRMVVGAGASVRGLVGDLITP; this is translated from the coding sequence ATGAGGCATCTGAGGAGACAGTTGTGGAAGGCGCGGACGGCCGCCGCCGGCTTCACGCTGATCGAGATCGCCGTGGTGATCGCGATCATCGGGCTGCTGGTGGCGATCGCTCTGCCCAGCTTCCTGGGCGCCCGGCAGAAGGCGTACAGCGCCGAGGTCCGGCAGATCGCCAGCGAGTGGAAGGCGCTGGACTTCTCGTGCCTGGTCGAGAAGAACTTCAACACCAGCCGGTGCGACACCGCCGCCGAGATGGGCTGGACGCCGCCGCCGAACAGCGCGGTCTGGAACTTTTCGGGGTACGCCATCGAGTGTCTGACCGCGGCCAACGCCGACGCCGCCCTGATCGGTACGGCCGCGACCTGCACCGTCGGGGCCCCGGCGGCCACGGAGTGGATGCGGCTGTCCGTCCCGGGTGTGGCCGGCGGCGACATGAACGGGAAGACCTACCGCATGGTGGTGGGCGCGGGAGCCAGCGTCCGAGGGCTGGTCGGCGATCTGATCACCCCCTAA
- a CDS encoding pilus assembly PilX N-terminal domain-containing protein, which yields MSTRHIPGRDPRAARRAGEAGAALVTVLILVAVLTVIGLAMVDLVLTEIGIAYTGEDAVAAQYIAEGGLARALHELDQDAGWTGVTDALGDGQYQVTVTSSGLLRAIESVGTRNGARQVVGAAVKVVPRFLLDGIVGNTTVTLGGAAPGVTVENAFPGDAAAAVHANNRLGAPAAITVNSAGAVVVGAVTANGSITGISCGTWPWPCDPAAPVGRFPRLDMDSGDPNSYRSRAIATIDPADGLNLYFRGGAANSRCSAPGWNFNARETQRCWDRYVSSRGGTLGAGMSSPVYYVEFNPGERTQYTISTQTIAHRSSLGANNGGGSTTLTIARPAGLAADDVMIAAIAVVGGSTTGITPPAGWTLVPGGANPIDNGTTLRLAVYYKVAGTAEPANYTWTFSASRKASGGIQAYRNVDPAAPIDVALGQATPSGTTHSTPAVTTSVDGTMLVASFAAAAGGTWTPQTPGLVERYDARSTGGAQSTRTSSEGTEQLQAAAGPTGVKSSRTTVAAVGATHILALAPRRVTVDCVGLAASALETLCLRSRPATDSNGNIVYPLSAPAQVTGLIGVFRRDAGTVQGDIFVENVSLRTADYRQQSPAGDPALVAAGAVRLTSTGASAAARTVEIRGIVYTFAGVDNPGGGCVPPSPCGDDLQGSGGTGLDIQHDADRVTVVLRGVVMSNGAILLRDGVSNAGAVAVRHDGAVIEALPTAFMPLSTGNVLLAVSWSSKD from the coding sequence ATGTCCACGCGGCACATCCCCGGGCGGGATCCCCGCGCGGCGCGTCGCGCCGGCGAGGCGGGGGCGGCCCTGGTCACCGTCCTCATCCTGGTGGCCGTCCTCACGGTCATCGGCCTGGCCATGGTGGACCTGGTCCTGACCGAGATCGGTATCGCCTACACCGGCGAGGACGCCGTGGCCGCGCAGTACATCGCGGAAGGCGGGCTGGCCCGCGCCCTCCACGAGCTGGACCAGGATGCCGGCTGGACGGGCGTCACCGACGCGCTCGGCGACGGCCAGTACCAGGTGACGGTGACCTCCTCCGGTCTCCTGCGCGCCATCGAGTCGGTGGGGACGCGCAACGGCGCGCGGCAGGTGGTCGGCGCCGCGGTGAAGGTCGTGCCGCGCTTCCTGCTCGACGGCATCGTCGGCAACACCACCGTGACGCTGGGAGGCGCCGCGCCGGGGGTGACCGTAGAGAACGCCTTCCCCGGCGACGCCGCCGCGGCCGTGCACGCCAACAACCGCCTGGGCGCGCCCGCGGCGATCACCGTCAACTCCGCCGGGGCGGTCGTGGTCGGGGCGGTGACGGCGAACGGGTCCATCACCGGGATCAGTTGCGGTACCTGGCCGTGGCCCTGCGATCCGGCGGCGCCGGTCGGTCGGTTCCCGCGGCTGGACATGGACAGCGGGGATCCCAACAGCTACCGCAGTCGCGCCATCGCCACCATCGACCCGGCCGACGGGTTGAACCTCTACTTCCGGGGCGGGGCGGCGAACAGCCGCTGCTCCGCCCCGGGCTGGAACTTCAACGCGCGGGAGACCCAGCGCTGCTGGGACCGCTACGTGAGCAGTCGGGGCGGGACACTCGGCGCGGGGATGAGCAGCCCGGTGTACTACGTGGAGTTCAACCCCGGCGAGCGGACGCAGTACACGATCTCGACCCAGACCATCGCCCACCGCAGCTCACTGGGAGCCAACAACGGCGGCGGATCGACCACCCTGACGATCGCCCGCCCGGCGGGGCTGGCCGCCGACGATGTGATGATCGCGGCCATCGCCGTGGTCGGGGGCTCGACGACCGGGATCACGCCGCCGGCCGGATGGACGCTCGTCCCGGGAGGCGCGAACCCGATCGACAACGGGACGACGCTCCGGCTCGCCGTCTACTACAAGGTCGCCGGCACCGCCGAGCCGGCGAACTACACCTGGACGTTCAGCGCGTCGCGGAAGGCCTCGGGCGGCATCCAGGCCTACCGGAATGTCGACCCCGCGGCGCCGATCGACGTGGCGCTGGGCCAGGCCACGCCCAGCGGGACGACGCACTCCACGCCGGCGGTGACCACCAGCGTGGACGGGACGATGCTGGTGGCCTCCTTCGCCGCCGCGGCAGGGGGCACGTGGACGCCCCAGACCCCGGGGCTCGTCGAGCGCTACGACGCGCGCTCCACGGGAGGGGCCCAGAGCACGCGGACCTCCTCCGAAGGGACGGAGCAGCTGCAGGCCGCGGCCGGTCCAACGGGGGTGAAGTCCTCCCGCACGACCGTGGCCGCGGTGGGGGCGACGCACATCCTCGCCCTCGCTCCCCGGCGGGTGACCGTGGACTGCGTCGGTCTGGCCGCTTCGGCACTCGAGACCCTGTGCCTGCGTTCCCGACCGGCCACCGACAGCAACGGCAACATCGTCTATCCGCTGAGCGCACCCGCTCAGGTCACCGGCCTGATCGGCGTATTCCGCCGGGACGCCGGGACCGTCCAGGGGGACATCTTCGTCGAGAACGTCTCCCTGCGCACGGCGGACTACCGGCAGCAGAGCCCGGCCGGCGATCCGGCCCTGGTCGCCGCGGGGGCCGTGCGCCTCACCTCAACAGGTGCTTCCGCGGCGGCCCGCACCGTCGAGATCCGCGGCATCGTCTACACCTTCGCCGGGGTGGATAATCCCGGCGGCGGCTGCGTCCCGCCCTCGCCCTGCGGCGACGACCTGCAGGGATCGGGCGGGACGGGCCTCGACATCCAGCACGACGCGGATCGCGTTACCGTGGTGCTGCGGGGGGTGGTGATGTCCAACGGTGCCATCCTGCTCCGCGACGGCGTCTCGAACGCGGGAGCCGTCGCCGTGCGCCACGACGGCGCGGTGATCGAGGCCCTGCCCACCGCGTTCATGCCGCTGTCCACGGGCAACGTCCTGCTGGCGGTCTCCTGGTCGTCGAAGGACTAG
- the pilM gene encoding type IV pilus assembly protein PilM, giving the protein MASWQDLLRIGAVALGVDMGTHAMKVAELRRTGRGIELTHYGIAPTPPGAVANGMILDRPAASGALRMLLRASGIRGRRAVISVTGQNVLARILRLPPIPADEVKQAIRWEAERHLPFPVEEAVLDAQVVGEVTDDGQRQLEVLLAAAPETVALTCIETVEEAGLQVEAVELSALAMVRALSRREHPGVVAMVNLGASTTEVAVVRGGVPQFTRTIAEGVEGLAEGGETAIIEGRLDAVVSQLRRSFDFYRVQYGRAQIDQILLCGGGARADGVDRHLALEMEIPVAVGTPLEEVHPGSHLDSDTVRRLAPQLVTAIGLALRTHT; this is encoded by the coding sequence ATGGCGTCGTGGCAGGATCTCCTTCGGATCGGCGCGGTCGCCCTCGGGGTGGACATGGGGACACACGCCATGAAGGTCGCCGAGTTGCGCCGCACCGGTCGCGGGATCGAGCTCACGCACTACGGCATCGCCCCCACGCCGCCGGGCGCCGTGGCCAACGGGATGATCCTGGACCGGCCCGCCGCCTCCGGGGCGCTGCGCATGCTGCTGCGCGCATCAGGCATCCGCGGGCGGCGGGCCGTGATCTCCGTCACGGGCCAGAACGTCCTGGCCCGGATCCTGCGCCTGCCGCCCATCCCCGCCGATGAGGTCAAGCAGGCCATCCGCTGGGAAGCCGAGCGCCACCTGCCCTTTCCCGTGGAGGAGGCGGTGCTGGATGCGCAGGTCGTCGGCGAGGTGACCGACGACGGGCAACGGCAACTCGAGGTCCTGCTGGCCGCCGCACCGGAGACGGTAGCCCTGACCTGCATCGAGACCGTGGAGGAAGCGGGATTGCAGGTCGAGGCGGTCGAACTCTCCGCGCTGGCGATGGTTCGCGCGCTCAGCCGGCGAGAGCATCCCGGCGTCGTGGCCATGGTCAACCTGGGCGCCTCCACCACCGAGGTGGCGGTGGTGCGGGGCGGGGTGCCGCAGTTTACACGGACGATCGCCGAAGGGGTGGAGGGGCTGGCCGAGGGCGGCGAGACCGCCATCATCGAGGGGAGGCTGGACGCGGTTGTCAGTCAACTCCGGCGGTCCTTCGACTTCTACCGCGTGCAGTACGGGCGGGCGCAGATCGATCAGATCCTGCTGTGCGGAGGCGGCGCCCGCGCCGACGGGGTGGACCGGCACCTGGCCCTGGAGATGGAGATCCCCGTCGCCGTCGGGACGCCGCTTGAGGAGGTGCACCCGGGATCGCACCTGGACAGCGACACGGTCCGCCGGCTGGCTCCGCAGCTGGTGACGGCCATCGGATTGGCGCTGAGAACGCACACGTGA
- a CDS encoding GspH/FimT family protein: MRRLDARGLGMLELLLALALGAAVVVLVLPSFARYQQVRDLRHAARQLLADVRLAQQHAQTLDANVRLVYAPGPPSRYTLEKADGSPLKQTEVPATVTVSGSYIATPLEFRPSGAPAAAGEFCLTEGTQILRLDVAAGTGRAQLSEVTSCP, translated from the coding sequence ATGCGGCGCCTGGACGCCCGAGGCCTGGGGATGCTGGAACTGCTGCTGGCCCTTGCCCTGGGCGCGGCGGTCGTGGTCCTCGTGCTGCCGTCCTTCGCCCGGTACCAGCAGGTGCGGGACCTGCGCCACGCCGCCCGCCAGCTCCTCGCGGACGTCAGGCTGGCCCAGCAGCACGCCCAGACCCTGGACGCCAACGTCCGGCTGGTGTATGCTCCCGGGCCGCCGTCCCGCTACACGCTGGAGAAGGCGGACGGCAGCCCCCTGAAGCAGACCGAGGTTCCCGCGACCGTCACGGTGAGCGGTTCCTACATCGCGACCCCCCTCGAGTTCCGTCCCTCGGGGGCGCCGGCGGCCGCGGGAGAGTTCTGCCTCACCGAGGGAACCCAGATCCTCCGTCTGGACGTCGCCGCGGGCACGGGACGGGCACAGCTGAGCGAGGTGACGTCGTGTCCGTGA
- a CDS encoding PilN domain-containing protein — protein sequence MRIELTLMPPAVLQRRERTARRRVLLGVPLAAAVVVAVTYGLLAQQAMQARAVSRETEEFLKTLRPVAVRLAQLQAETEALEARRARVRALVGRPGLLSSLLEDLGRLIPRNAWLQSVVVEGTTVTIVGSATDLSAVGLFAATLPRSRVLADVQIRSVRQTQIGTRTVTQFQLAARLR from the coding sequence ATGAGAATCGAACTTACTCTGATGCCTCCCGCCGTCCTGCAGCGGCGTGAGCGCACCGCCCGGCGGCGTGTCCTGCTGGGCGTCCCGCTGGCCGCCGCCGTCGTGGTGGCCGTCACCTACGGCCTCCTCGCCCAGCAGGCCATGCAGGCCCGGGCCGTATCCAGGGAGACCGAGGAGTTCCTGAAGACACTGCGTCCGGTGGCGGTGCGGCTGGCGCAGCTGCAGGCGGAGACCGAGGCTCTGGAGGCGCGCCGGGCGCGGGTCCGTGCCCTGGTCGGGCGGCCGGGTCTTCTGTCCTCGCTGCTGGAGGACCTCGGCCGCCTCATCCCGCGCAACGCCTGGCTGCAGTCCGTGGTGGTCGAGGGGACCACGGTGACGATCGTCGGCAGCGCCACGGATCTCTCCGCGGTCGGGCTCTTTGCCGCGACCCTCCCCCGCTCGCGGGTGCTCGCCGACGTCCAGATCCGATCCGTCCGGCAGACCCAGATCGGCACCCGGACGGTGACGCAGTTCCAGCTGGCGGCGAGGCTTCGCTAG
- a CDS encoding prepilin-type N-terminal cleavage/methylation domain-containing protein translates to MDGMAGRRAEAGLTLVEMVVSLALMSLVVLTFYGLIAVAVRGWGALEGQMEVQQQPRVALTRIANEVRQARFAVVGNSGSDLGLAKVTVLTQDAAAGATAIAVEDPSPLSAGMPLVIVSVDRLERGTVAAIAGSTVTLSTPLARTHRRGEAVYRAATALSADASAGAASFAVDDATVVRSGDLIAVGDEGPLVVSAVVGNLVTVAAPLAQSHLAGEAVQPLTVMFRCEGGCADPGVQVTRCTAGCSATANRAPLADGLAAPVGRTMFAATTSALAVAASAGSTQICPATVTGFAVGDRIQIGSDAQQSSEVLRPERRTVASITGGCLVLDRGLTRGYPAGTAVRVPAVELAVRATLVNDAAGGQVQEVVVATRAGLRN, encoded by the coding sequence ATGGACGGGATGGCGGGGCGGCGGGCCGAGGCCGGTCTGACGCTGGTGGAGATGGTGGTCTCCCTGGCGCTGATGAGCCTGGTCGTCCTCACCTTCTACGGCCTGATCGCGGTGGCCGTCCGGGGGTGGGGCGCGCTGGAGGGGCAGATGGAGGTGCAGCAGCAGCCGCGCGTGGCGCTGACCCGGATCGCCAACGAGGTGCGCCAGGCGCGCTTCGCCGTCGTCGGCAACAGCGGCAGCGACCTGGGTCTGGCCAAGGTGACCGTCCTGACGCAGGACGCCGCCGCCGGAGCGACCGCCATCGCCGTGGAGGATCCGTCCCCGCTGTCGGCGGGGATGCCGCTGGTCATCGTCAGTGTGGACCGCCTGGAACGCGGGACCGTCGCCGCGATCGCCGGCAGCACCGTCACCCTGTCGACCCCGCTGGCCCGCACCCACCGCCGGGGGGAAGCGGTGTACCGGGCCGCGACCGCGTTGAGCGCCGACGCCTCCGCCGGCGCGGCGAGCTTCGCCGTGGACGATGCGACCGTCGTCCGCTCCGGAGACCTGATCGCCGTGGGCGACGAAGGACCCCTGGTGGTCAGTGCGGTCGTCGGCAACCTGGTGACGGTGGCGGCGCCCCTCGCGCAGTCCCACCTCGCCGGGGAGGCGGTCCAGCCCCTGACCGTGATGTTCCGCTGCGAGGGCGGCTGCGCCGACCCCGGCGTGCAGGTCACCCGCTGCACGGCGGGGTGCAGTGCGACCGCCAACCGCGCGCCGCTGGCGGACGGCCTCGCCGCGCCCGTCGGGCGGACGATGTTCGCCGCAACGACGAGCGCCCTTGCCGTCGCGGCCTCCGCCGGCTCGACCCAGATCTGCCCGGCCACCGTCACGGGGTTCGCCGTCGGCGACCGGATTCAGATCGGCAGCGACGCCCAGCAATCCTCGGAGGTCCTGCGGCCCGAGCGGCGGACCGTGGCCTCCATCACCGGGGGCTGCCTCGTGCTCGACCGGGGACTGACGCGCGGGTACCCTGCGGGCACCGCCGTCCGGGTGCCCGCCGTCGAGCTCGCCGTGCGGGCCACGCTGGTCAACGACGCCGCGGGAGGGCAGGTGCAGGAGGTCGTGGTGGCGACCCGGGCGGGGCTGAGGAACTAG
- a CDS encoding type II secretion system F family protein: MARFTYRAFDQAGRLETGVVDAETARLAAASLQARGYLVSALQEQEQLESASRQLARLFRVNRGDLVLFTRQLATMISAGLPIVGALQVLEQHASNRRLRGIIKAVRLGIERGGSLSAEIARHPEAFNPFFVNTVRAGEVSGVLDAALERLADYMERELDLIQKVRTAATYPLLVLGFTVLVAAGAVIFIVPMFTRVFQSFRVPLPVVTVVLLQVSRALAASWWVLLLLAAAVAAAVAAVRRSPSGRRALDALWLRLPILGPVVLRLALSRFGRSMAVVIRSGVPLMEGITAVAGALGNQVVGSAVEMARDRMRVGASMAEALAASPVIPPMVVQMVRVGEESGAMEEVLNKVADYYEREVDNTVKRFAAVVEPALIFAVGAVVFVVALAVLLPIWSLIGNIRR; the protein is encoded by the coding sequence ATGGCACGATTCACCTATCGGGCCTTTGACCAGGCCGGGCGGCTGGAGACCGGCGTCGTGGATGCGGAGACCGCCCGCCTGGCCGCCGCCTCGCTGCAGGCCCGCGGCTATCTGGTCAGCGCGCTGCAGGAGCAGGAGCAGCTGGAGAGCGCCTCGCGCCAGCTCGCGCGCCTCTTTCGGGTCAACCGGGGCGACCTGGTGCTCTTCACCCGGCAACTGGCCACGATGATTTCGGCCGGGCTGCCCATCGTCGGCGCCCTGCAGGTGCTGGAGCAGCACGCCAGCAACCGTCGGCTGCGCGGCATCATCAAGGCCGTGCGGCTGGGCATCGAGCGCGGGGGAAGCCTCTCCGCCGAGATCGCCCGCCACCCCGAGGCCTTCAATCCGTTCTTCGTGAACACCGTGCGCGCGGGGGAGGTGAGCGGAGTCCTCGACGCCGCCCTGGAGCGCCTGGCGGACTACATGGAGCGCGAACTGGATCTGATCCAGAAGGTGCGCACCGCGGCCACCTATCCGCTCCTCGTCCTGGGATTCACGGTGCTGGTGGCCGCCGGCGCCGTGATTTTCATCGTCCCCATGTTCACCCGGGTGTTCCAGTCCTTCCGCGTGCCCCTGCCCGTCGTGACGGTCGTCCTGCTCCAGGTCAGCCGGGCGCTGGCCGCCTCCTGGTGGGTCCTGCTCCTCCTCGCCGCCGCGGTTGCCGCCGCCGTGGCCGCGGTCCGCCGCTCCCCCTCCGGGCGGCGCGCCCTGGACGCGCTGTGGCTCCGGCTGCCCATCCTCGGGCCGGTGGTGCTGCGGCTGGCCCTCTCCCGCTTCGGCCGATCCATGGCCGTGGTGATTCGCAGCGGGGTCCCGCTGATGGAGGGGATCACCGCCGTGGCCGGCGCGCTCGGGAACCAGGTCGTGGGAAGCGCGGTGGAGATGGCGCGGGACCGGATGCGGGTGGGGGCCTCCATGGCGGAGGCGTTGGCCGCCAGCCCCGTCATCCCGCCCATGGTCGTGCAGATGGTGCGCGTCGGTGAGGAGTCCGGGGCGATGGAAGAGGTGTTGAACAAGGTCGCGGACTACTACGAGCGCGAGGTGGACAACACGGTGAAGCGGTTCGCGGCCGTGGTCGAGCCCGCCTTGATTTTCGCCGTCGGCGCCGTGGTCTTCGTGGTTGCCCTCGCCGTCCTGCTCCCGATCTGGAGTCTGATCGGCAACATCCGCCGCTAG
- a CDS encoding prepilin-type N-terminal cleavage/methylation domain-containing protein has product MSVRHGEVEDARGLTLIEVVVATAVFGLVVFVLTGFYFTASSHGLLGRSVTTGTLLAQQRLEWLTGRGVAGLVAGTTTETVDELGRPDPAGRYTRTTTITRPVLGSSRLSQVAVTVTWLEGTVTRTVTLTTLVGDY; this is encoded by the coding sequence GTGTCCGTGAGGCACGGGGAGGTCGAGGACGCCCGCGGGCTCACCCTGATCGAGGTCGTCGTGGCCACGGCCGTCTTCGGCCTCGTGGTCTTCGTCCTGACGGGATTCTACTTCACGGCGTCCTCCCACGGGCTGCTCGGGCGCAGCGTGACCACCGGCACCCTGCTGGCCCAGCAGCGGCTGGAGTGGCTCACAGGTCGCGGCGTCGCCGGTCTGGTCGCGGGAACGACCACCGAGACGGTGGATGAACTCGGCAGGCCCGATCCCGCGGGACGCTATACCCGGACGACCACGATCACGCGGCCGGTCCTGGGATCCTCCCGCCTGAGCCAGGTGGCCGTCACGGTGACCTGGCTGGAGGGGACGGTGACGCGGACGGTCACGCTGACCACGCTGGTGGGGGACTACTGA
- a CDS encoding GAF domain-containing sensor histidine kinase: MRVRPGFTEAVIPLRWLVLASLIALEALRPSPGPRIALIGLYAAIFLYTLALTLYAWRYPEADDAVMRAGIGFDTVAIATGMVLTAHGREYLLLAFPVAALAGVLLGQSGAAVVSAAVGAVQLPAVPHSLFAPGNYVLWGLTVLACLCTGIASSAGAEDRMRRRRFGRLLEELRRIAGAVPNAAGAASAALVMLADHFRAHGGSLMLFDPPSGQLEILAAHHLPETYRRVRTALGEGVAGRILQDGQATLLTPETPIPPRPARDEIGSALCVPLAALGRPVGVLNLNRGRAAPRFTREDLQAAELAAQPVGAILLRAQQERVCAAALAEAAAGFGEVSRALARDPAVLWPALLDVARSLASARFAVLALEREDTGTVDLVGMRGIDGPTAAGLLPHLLAASTRGEIGVIPEGSAGSGAPGTVACIPLRAEGQTLGALGLGFAGDPVAPGLLQAVASHVAAAVHTARFAHRIADIGVLEERRRIAREIHDGLAQTVAEALLQTDLSAAAGPDQGRGDLRELRTVLERAMGELREFMTELRRSERTDESLFAALDAMGRDFGRRHRIPTTVVTRGQDGPLPSAVRHAVLAIARQALTNVRAHARATAVTITAEATEDAASVSIADNGVGFDLGAFRARPPGGRHLGITSMEERAALVGGILQVESRPGGGTKVTVRIPLGRGRDENPRPAG; the protein is encoded by the coding sequence GTGCGCGTCCGGCCCGGCTTTACCGAAGCCGTCATTCCGCTGCGCTGGCTCGTGCTGGCCTCATTGATCGCCCTGGAGGCGCTGCGGCCGAGCCCCGGTCCCCGTATCGCGCTCATCGGACTGTATGCCGCCATCTTCCTGTATACCCTCGCCCTCACCCTGTACGCCTGGCGGTATCCCGAAGCCGACGACGCGGTGATGCGGGCCGGGATCGGCTTCGACACCGTGGCCATCGCCACCGGGATGGTGCTCACCGCCCACGGCCGCGAGTATCTCCTCCTGGCCTTCCCCGTTGCGGCGCTGGCGGGCGTGCTGCTCGGACAGAGCGGGGCCGCTGTGGTCAGTGCCGCCGTCGGCGCGGTTCAACTGCCCGCCGTTCCGCACTCCCTGTTCGCCCCCGGCAACTACGTGCTCTGGGGCCTGACGGTCCTGGCCTGCCTGTGCACGGGGATCGCCTCCAGCGCGGGGGCGGAGGACCGCATGCGCCGCCGCCGTTTCGGTCGCCTGCTCGAAGAACTCCGCCGCATCGCGGGGGCCGTCCCAAACGCCGCGGGTGCGGCCTCCGCGGCGCTGGTGATGCTCGCCGATCACTTCCGGGCGCACGGCGGCTCGCTGATGCTGTTCGATCCTCCCTCCGGCCAGCTGGAGATTCTCGCCGCCCACCACCTGCCCGAGACCTACCGCCGCGTCCGCACGGCCCTGGGGGAGGGGGTGGCCGGACGGATCCTGCAGGACGGTCAGGCGACGCTGCTCACCCCCGAGACCCCGATTCCCCCGCGCCCCGCCCGGGACGAGATCGGATCGGCGCTCTGCGTGCCGCTGGCGGCCCTCGGCCGGCCGGTCGGTGTGCTGAATCTGAACCGCGGCCGCGCCGCGCCGCGGTTTACGCGGGAAGACCTCCAGGCGGCGGAACTGGCCGCGCAACCCGTCGGCGCCATCCTCCTGCGGGCCCAGCAGGAACGGGTCTGCGCGGCGGCCCTCGCCGAGGCTGCGGCCGGGTTCGGCGAGGTGAGCCGCGCCCTGGCGCGCGACCCGGCGGTGCTGTGGCCGGCCCTGCTCGATGTCGCCCGCTCCCTGGCCTCGGCGCGCTTCGCCGTGCTGGCCCTGGAGCGCGAAGACACCGGCACCGTGGACCTCGTCGGCATGCGGGGGATCGACGGCCCCACCGCCGCGGGGTTGCTGCCCCACCTCCTGGCGGCGAGCACGCGGGGTGAGATCGGGGTGATCCCCGAGGGGTCCGCAGGCAGCGGCGCGCCCGGAACCGTAGCCTGCATTCCCCTGCGCGCGGAGGGTCAGACCCTGGGCGCGCTCGGTCTCGGCTTCGCCGGCGATCCGGTCGCCCCCGGGCTGCTGCAGGCCGTCGCCTCCCACGTCGCCGCCGCGGTGCATACGGCCCGGTTCGCTCACCGGATCGCGGACATCGGCGTCCTCGAGGAACGGCGGCGCATCGCGCGCGAGATCCACGACGGGCTGGCCCAGACCGTCGCCGAGGCGCTGCTCCAGACCGACCTGTCCGCGGCGGCGGGACCCGACCAGGGCCGCGGCGACCTGCGGGAGCTGCGGACGGTGCTGGAGCGGGCGATGGGCGAACTGCGCGAATTCATGACCGAGCTGCGCCGGTCCGAGCGCACCGACGAGTCGCTGTTCGCCGCGCTGGACGCCATGGGCCGCGACTTCGGCCGGCGCCACCGCATTCCCACCACGGTCGTCACGCGGGGGCAGGACGGTCCTCTGCCGTCGGCCGTCCGCCACGCCGTGCTGGCCATCGCCCGGCAGGCCCTGACCAACGTCCGGGCGCACGCCCGGGCCACCGCCGTCACCATCACGGCCGAAGCGACGGAGGACGCCGCCAGCGTCAGCATCGCGGACAACGGCGTCGGCTTCGACCTGGGCGCGTTCCGGGCCCGCCCCCCCGGAGGGCGCCACCTGGGGATCACCTCGATGGAGGAGCGGGCCGCGCTGGTGGG